One window from the genome of Yarrowia lipolytica chromosome 1B, complete sequence encodes:
- a CDS encoding uncharacterized protein (Compare to YALI0B21010g, similar to ca|CA4956|IPF4583 Candida albicans putative allantoate permease (by homology)), translated as MQFKNPFVKEKAVSAASVDYETAEVSSTEGLSATEDEKFDGVLDGSGDHKNPFTDPNVAEKFRQLYEDSQYESRHVFDPDFEWTKDEEKRVKRKMEWRVAGWACIMFWGLQIDRNNLAQAVSDNLLEDLKLTTNEYNYGNMIFYLSFMSAEIPSQLVSKRLGPDRWIPIQICLWSAVAMCQGALQGKSSFYATRSLIGLLEGGFIPDLVLWLSYFYTSKELSIRLSFFWTGLYLVNVLTSLLAFGILRIHSGGLAGWRWLFIIEGLITLCIGLASFFRMPASAVSTKKWFRPNGWFTDREEKIVVNRVLRDDPYKGDFHNRQAITPFTLYKCLSDFYMWPIYAIGLLAYIGDSPEGTYLTLTLRHLGFSPFNTNLLTIPVSVLKMILLLSFTWLSEKINERSLVSIIQPLWVMVLVIALRFYPESGINVWCTYTILVLLLGGPYIHAVVVAWTSRNSNTVSQRTVSAAMYNMCVQAGGVAATQIYRKDDAPFYHRGNTQLIIISGATIALLIVTKIFYVTINKRRDRKWSAMSKEEREEYAQNSTDKGSRRLDFRFAH; from the coding sequence ATGCAGTTCAAAAACCCATTTGTCAAGGAAAAGGCTGTATCTGCGGCTTCCGTCGACTATGAGACGGCTGAGGTCTCTTCTACTGAAGGCCTGTCTGCAACAGAAGACGAAAAGTTCGACGGAGTCCTCGACGGATCTGGAGATCACAAGAACCCATTCACTGATCCAAATGTTGCTGAAAAGTTCCGACAGCTCTATGAGGACTCTCAATACGAAAGCAGACATGTGTTTGATCCCGATTTCGAGTGGACCAAGGACGAAGAGAAACGTGTCAAGAGAAAGATGGAGTGGAGGGTCGCTGGCTGGGCATGTATTATGTTCTGGGGACTGCAGATTGACCGAAACAACTTGGCTCAGGCTGTGTCTGATAATCTTCTAGAAGACCTGAAGCTGACCACCAACGAGTACAACTACGGAAACATGATCTTCTATCTGTCTTTCATGAGTGCTGAGATTCCGTCTCAGCTGGTTTCCAAACGTTTAGGTCCTGATCGGTGGATTCCAATCCAGATCTGTCTGTGGAGTGCGGTAGCCATGTGTCAAGGAGCCCTTCAGGGAAAATCTTCGTTCTATGCTACGCGAAGTCTCATTGGTCTCTTGGAGGGAGGATTCATTCCTGACCTGGTTCTTTGGTTGTCGTACTTTTACACCTCAAAAGAATTGTCCATCAGACTCTCCTTTTTCTGGACTGGTTTGTATCTCGTGAACGTTCTGACTTCGCTCTTGGCCTTTGGAATTTTGAGAATCCACTCTGGAGGTTTGGCTGGCTGGAGATGGCTGTTCATCATTGAAGGACTCATAACTCTGTGTATCGGACTAGCCTCTTTTTTCAGAATGCCAGCTTCGGCTGTCAGTACCAAGAAGTGGTTCAGACCAAACGGTTGGTTCACTGACCGAGAAGAGAAGATTGTGGTCAATCGAGTTCTACGAGACGACCCGTACAAGGGTGACTTTCATAACCGACAAGCAATTACCCCATTCACTCTCTACAAGTGTCTGTCTGACTTCTACATGTGGCCCATCTATGCCATTGGTCTTCTGGCATACATTGGAGACAGTCCCGAAGGAACCTACTTGACTCTAACTCTTCGACACCTGGGTTTTTCTCCCTTCAACACAAACTTGTTGACCATCCCAGTGAGTGTTCTTAAAATGATTCTTTTGTTGTCCTTCACTTGGCTGTCTGAAAAGATCAATGAGCGGTCCCTCGTCAGTATCATTCAACCCCTGTGGGTCATGGTATTGGTGATTGCTCTCCGTTTCTACCCTGAATCGGGTATTAATGTCTGGTGTACCTACACCATTCtagtccttcttcttggagggCCCTACATCCatgctgttgttgtggcATGGACTTCCAGAAACTCCAACACTGTGTCTCAAAGAACAGTGTCTGCCGCCATGTACAACATGTGCGTCCAAGCTGGAGGTGTTGCTGCCACACAGATCTATCGAAAGGATGATGCTCCATTCTACCACAGGGGAAACACCCAACTGATTATTATCAGTGGAGCAACAATCGCTTTGCTCATTGTGACGAAGATCTTCTATGTCACCATTAACAAACGAAGAGATCGAAAGTGGAGCGCCATGTCCAAAGAAGAGCGAGAGGAGTACGCTCAAAACTCGACAGACAAGGGAAGTCGGCGGTTGGATTTCAGATTTGCTCATTAA
- a CDS encoding uncharacterized protein (Compare to YALI0B20878g, weakly similar to uniprot|Q12270 Saccharomyces cerevisiae Chromosome XVI reading frame ORF YPL246C, similar to Saccharomyces cerevisiae RBD2 (YPL246C); ancestral locus Anc_6.274) translates to MAQFPLFQKFQKAIQHPPALSLGLPIFLTVIFLLSQRYVWIEDDLELRSTALTNFELNRISFYPLVHATWFHLLLNLVALQPIVSQFERVNGTVRTGIVLNILAVVTAIPWCLLSIGFFPDEAVLGSSAWIFSFMGYWAIRESSKQPTTQLAPNLVVPTWLLPIIYLVVIAIVIPSSSFIGHLLGLIAGWMMALGYLDVLIEPSSKVVLWIENKISRVIDLIPSSIVTFYREEGALDTRAAARADTNRSLSVSGGNFLGFQANSSQADLEAGTRSRGNSSVDPTTSFPGTGQTLGTQ, encoded by the exons ATGGCCCAGTTCCCGCTGTTTCAGAAATTCCAAAAGGCGATACAGCACCCGCCGGCCCTGTCGCTTGGGCTGCCCATTTTTCTGACCGTCATTTTCCTGTTGTCCCAGCGATATGTGTGGATTGAGGACGACCTGGAGCTGCGAAGCACCGCCCTGACCAATTTCGAAC TCAACCGAATCTCATTCTACCCCCTGGTCCATGCCACCTGGTTccatctgctgctcaatctTGTGGCGCTACAGCCCATTGTGTCGCAGTTTGAGCGAGTCAATGGAACTGTGCGAACCGGAATCGTGCTCAACATTCTCGCTGTTGTCACTGCCATTCCCTGGTGTCTGTTGTCTATCGGCTTCTTCCCCGATGAGGCTGTCCTGGGCTCCTCCGCCTggatcttctccttcatggGATACTGGGCCATCCGGGAGTCCTCCAAGCAGCCTACCACCCAGCTGGCCCCCAACCTCGTGGTGCCCACTTGGCTTCTACCCATCATCTACCTGGTTGTCATTGCCATTGTCATCCCCAGCTCTTCCTTCATTGGCCATCTGCTGGGACTGATTGCTGGCTGGATGATGGCTCTGGGCTACCTGGACGTACTCATTGAGCCTTCGTCCAAGGTGGTGCTCTGGATCGAGAACAAGATCTCCAGAGTCATTGACCTGATCCCCTCGTCCATCGTCACTTTCTACCGAGAAGAGGGCGCTTTGGACACTCGAGCTGCCGCTCGAGCAGACACCAACCGGTCCCTGTCCGTGTCTGGCGGCAACTTCCTGGGCTTCCAGGCCAACTCCAGCCAGGCCGATCTCGAGGCCGGTACCCGGTCTCGAGGCAACAGCAGCGTTGACCCCACCACTTCTTTCCCTGGAACGGGCCAGACTCTTGGTACCCAGTAA
- a CDS encoding uncharacterized protein (Compare to YALI0B20922g, highly similar to uniprot|P47943 Schizosaccharomyces pombe Eukaryotic initiation factor 4A (eIF-4A) (eIF4A)): MADGLTDIDSSQITTNYDEVVTSFDDLGLKDELLRGIYGYGFENPSSIQQRAILPVIKGNDVLAQAQSGTGKTATFSISALQNIDEKIKKPQALIIAPTRELAHQIQKVVLAFGEYMKIECHACIGGTSVAEDIRVIQEGVHVIVGTPGRIHDMIERRILKTDLIKMFILDEADEMLSREFKDPIYDIFTTLPETTQTVLLSATMPAEVLDITGKFMRDPVRILVKKDELTLEGIKQFYIDVEQESYKFEVLCDLYETINVSQAVIFCNTRRKVDYLTQALTEADFTVSSMHGETEQSQRDVIMKAFRTGSSRILITTDLLARGIDVQQVSLVINFDLPSNRENYIHRIGRGGRFGRKGVAINFVTSEDHGMLKELERFYSTEIVEMPTNIADLI; encoded by the coding sequence ATGGCCGACGGACTCACCGACATCGATTCTTCCCAGatcaccaccaactacGACGAGGTTGTTACCTCTTTCGACGACCTTGGActcaaggacgagctgCTCCGAGGTATCTACGGTTACGGTTTTGAGAACCCTTCCTCCATTCAGCAGCGAGCCATCCTGCCCGTCATCAAGGGTAACGATGTCCTTGCCCAGGCCCAGTCTGGTACTGGTAAGACTGCCACCTTCTCTATCTCTGCTCTGCAGAacattgacgagaagatTAAGAAGCCCCAGGCTCTGATCATTGCCCCCACTCGAGAGCTGGCCcaccagatccagaagGTTGTCCTTGCCTTTGGCGAGTACATGAAGATTGAGTGCCACGCCTGCATTGGTGGTACCTCCGTCGCCGAGGACATCCGAGTCATCCAGGAGGGTGTCCACGTCATTGTCGGAACCCCCGGTCGAATCCACGATATGATTGAGCGACGAATCCTCAAGACCGACCTCATCAAGATGTTCATCCTTGATGAGGCCGATGAGATGCTTTCTCGAGAGTTCAAGGACCCCATCTACGATATCTTCACCACCCTCCCCGAGACCACCCAGACCGTTCTGCTGTCTGCCACCATGCCCGCTGAGGTCCTCGACATCACCGGCAAGTTCATGCGAGACCCCGTCCGAATTcttgtcaagaaggatgagCTGACCCTTGAAGGTATCAAGCAGTTCTACATTGATGTTGAGCAGGAGTCCTACAAGTTTGAGGTTCTGTGCGATCTCTACGAGACCATCAACGTTTCTCAGGCCGTCATTTTCTGCAACACCCGACGAAAGGTCGACTACCTGACCCAGGCTCTGACCGAGGCTGACTTCACCGTCTCCTCCATGCACGGTGAGACCGAGCAGTCTCAGCGAGATGTCATTATGAAGGCTTTCCGAACCGGTTCTTCTCGAATCCTCATCACTACCGATCTGCTTGCCCGAGGTATCGATGTCCAGCAGGTTTCTCTGGTCATCAACTTCGACCTGCCCTCCAACCGAGAGAACTACATCCATCGAATTGGTCGAGGTGGACGATTCGGCCGAAAGGGTGTTGCCATCAACTTCGTCACCTCCGAGGACCACGGtatgctcaaggagctcgagcGATTCTACTCCACTGAGATCGTTGAGATGCCCACCAACATTGCCGATCTTATTTAA
- a CDS encoding uncharacterized protein (Compare to YALI0B20988g, similar to Saccharomyces cerevisiae BRR1 (YPR057W); ancestral locus Anc_3.347, weakly similar to uniprot|Q9N405 Caenorhabditis elegans Hypothetical protein Y39A3CR.1), producing the protein MKRNLEEYTAGPLNEDTGQRSAFPLDEQVADLDLEGPPMDVAQYLAQVKREANQSPAFTTVKGQRRATTPSTYSKKYTEMSLVMPLSVINEWRVEIRKSFMELRKTVQSHGDERPELPADSELPTTFSKWKTFISGSSSPEPTLQFIASLPHQQLFMLLEYCHKWLGPKISRGLSIWLMGLLSCLPDILDASEQASVRSLGKRALEILQNPKYDRLTDVTEFALKSVVIICADVYHQHDLVETVAIMERERPVQVNEIVLDY; encoded by the coding sequence ATGAAGCGAAACCTGGAGGAGTACACGGCAGGACCGTTGAACGAAGATACAGGCCAGCGATCGGCATTTCCGCTGGACGAGCAAGTGGCCGACCTGGACCTTGAAGGGCCCCCTATGGATGTCGCTCAGTATCTAGCCCAGGTGAAACGAGAAGCAAACCAGAGTCCAGCATTTACGACAGTCAAAGGACAGAGACGTGCCACAACACCCTCAACATACTCGAAGAAATACACGGAGATGTCTCTTGTTATGCCACTATCTGTTATCAACGAGTGGAGAGTGGAGATCAGAAAGTCATTCATGGAGTTACGGAAAACTGTGCAATCGCATGGAGATGAACGACCTGAACTACCAGCTGATTCAGAGCTACCGACAACATTTTCAAAATGGAAAACGTTCATTTcgggctcttcttctcccgaACCAACACTACAATTCATTGCATCGTTGCCCCACCAGCAATTGTTCATGCTCTTGGAGTACTGTCATAAATGGCTGGGACCTAAAATCAGCCGTGGTCTCAGTATATGGCTCATGGGTCTGTTGTCGTGTCTGCCCGACATTCTAGACGCGTCAGAGCAGGCGTCAGTACGGAGTCTGGGTAAACGAGCTCTGGAGATTCTACAGAACCCCAAATATGATCGACTGACAGACGTTACGGAATTTGCATTGAAATCAGTCGTCATCATTTGTGCCGACGTCTACCACCAGCATGATCTCGTCGAAACTGTTGCAATTATGGAACGAGAACGTCCTGTTCAAGTGAATGAGATTGTTCTTGACTACTAA
- a CDS encoding uncharacterized protein (Compare to YALI0B20900g, similar to Saccharomyces cerevisiae YAR1 (YPL239W); ancestral locus Anc_6.265, similar to uniprot|P46683 Saccharomyces cerevisiae YPL239W Ankyrin repeat-containing protein YAR1) — MLTEDQIDDVMFDARGGELESIEKFFSAQDKPLETLKEVKDQYTESTPLHYAAANGHIDVVKYLLGLVAEDAEAQAALISAQNDSGNTALHWAALNGNLDIVKLLCEAKADPFVKNQSGQDVLYAAENFDKEDVIDYLLENYDYAPKEDENIKIRYEDEADEANETDEADEAKEETAEDKETEEVTDTLKTTSV; from the coding sequence ATGTTGACAGAAGACCAGATTGACGACGTCATGTTCGACGCCCGAGGAGGCGAGCTCGAAAGCATTGAAAAGTTCTTCTCCGCTCAGGACAAGCCccttgagaccctcaaaGAGGTCAAGGACCAGTACACAGAATCCACCCCTCTGCACTATGCCGCTGCCAACGGTCACATTGACGTTGTCAAGTATCTGCTTGGTTTGGTTGCAGAGGATGCCGAAGCCCAGGCCGCTCTCATTTCCGCCCAGAACGACTCGGGCAACACAGCTCTGCATTGGGCAGCATTAAACGGAAACCTGGACATTGTCAAGCTGCTGTGtgaggccaaggccgatCCCTTCGTCAAGAACCAGAGTGGACAAGATGTGCTTTACGCCGCCGAGAACTTTGACAAGGAGGATGTCATTGACTACCTGCTGGAGAACTATGATTATGCAcccaaggaggatgagAACATCAAGATTCGATATGAGGATGAGGCTGACGAGGCTAACGAGACTGACGAGGCTGACGAGGcaaaggaggagaccgCTGAGGATAAGGAGACTGAGGAGGTTACTGACACCCTCAAGACCACTTCTGTTTAA
- a CDS encoding uncharacterized protein (Compare to YALI0B20911g, gnl|GLV|YALI0B20911g [Yarrowia lipolytica] similar to uniprot|P21734 Saccharomyces cerevisiae YDR177w Ubiquitin-conjugating enzyme (Ubiquitin- protein ligase)), with translation MSGKRPSVAQKRLMKEYKQFISDPPQGISAGPADEDNFLLWECLIQGPDDTPYEGGLFPATLKFPQDYPLSPPVMKFTCEMYHPNIYKDGTVCISILHAPGDDPNMYESASERWSPIQSVDKILLSVMSMLAEPNDESGANIDASKMWRDDQEQFVKIVRGTVRKALGL, from the exons ATGTCGGGCAAGCGACCATCTGTGGCCCAGAAGCGGCTCATGAAGGAGTACAAGCAGTTCATTAGTGATCCTCCCCAGGGAATCAGTGCAGGTCCTGCTGACGAAGA TAACTTTCTACTCTGGGAATGTCTGATACAGGGACCAGATGATACTCCGTACGAGGGTGGCCTGTTCCCCGCAACACTCAAATTCCCCCAGGATTACCCCCTGTCCCCTCCAGTGATGAAGTTCACCTGCGAAATGTACCACCCCAACATTTACAAGGACGGAACCGTGTGTATTTCCATTTTGCATGCTCCTGGTGACGATCCCAACATGTATGAGAGCGCTTCGGAACGGTGGTCGCCCATCCAGTCGGTAGACAAGATTCTGCTGTCGGTGATGAGCATGCTAGCCGAGCCCAACGACGAGTCAGGGGCCAACATTGACGCCAGCAAAATGTGGCGAGACGACCAGGAACAGTTTGTCAAGATTGTCCGAGGAACTGTTCGAAAGGCCTTGGGATTATAG
- a CDS encoding uncharacterized protein (Compare to YALI0B20856g, similar to Saccharomyces cerevisiae TIM50 (YPL063W); ancestral locus Anc_8.527, similar to KLLA0E23188g Kluyveromyces lactis IPF 2470.1): MHSLLRAAQIARVARPGVKRAMTPAVRFYSDKKTEKSDQPFQSSLLNDDLLAQAGMDVDESKGKSKPAAEGKSEGAAEGATEDDVTDEQRARWAGTAKKSTDQTSKQESRERIAGYGYYAFFAGSAAFAAYLARDWDNEEDKKKHDTIGQGYTPMLMWARLKARIGDTFSFYRDPVAPVLLPDPPAPPYQRPLTLVIALDDLLVHQEWSREHGWRVAKRPGVDYFLGYLGQYYEIVLFSSQYMANCEKLIMKLDPYHAWFSHVLTREHTTYEDGKLVKDLSLMNRDMGKIIIIDPDTGCTMKQPENSIPIEPWKGTPGDKELVKLIPFLEWLVSQNVNDVRPILKAFDGTYLPDEFTRREAIAREKFEKDWYAKHGKDGQWASKFLGVSEPKQQKPLMPHDVMRREGQKQYQKFLEYLAVEGPKLKAEEERMIAEQKAMGPKNLSEAVSSIGSLPPVPQQPTEPKA; the protein is encoded by the coding sequence ATGCACAGTCTACTGCGAGCAGCCCAGATTGCACGGGTGGCACGTCCCGGTGTCAAGCGGGCCATGACCCCCGCCGTGCGATTCTACTCGGACAAAAAAACCGAGAAATCCGACCAACCGTTCCAGAGCTCTTTGCTGAACGACGATTTGCTGGCCCAGGCCGGTATGGACGTTGATGAGTCCAAGGGCAAGAGcaagcctgctgctgagggCAAGTCCGAGGGTGCTGCCGAGGGAGCTACTGAGGACGATGTCACAGACGAGCAGCGAGCCCGATGGGCCGGAACTGCCAAGAAGTCCACCGACCAGACCTCCAAGCAGGAGTCTCGAGAGCGAATTGCCGGCTACGGATACTACGCCTTCTTTGCTGGATCAGCAGCTTTCGCCGCCTACCTGGCCCGAGACTGGGACaatgaggaggacaagaagaagcatgATACCATTGGCCAGGGATACACCCCCATGCTCATGTGGGCCCGTCTCAAGGCTCGAATCGGAGACACCTTTTCCTTCTACCGAGACCCCGTGGCTCCCGTTCTTCTCCCCGATCCCCCTGCTCCCCCGTACCAGCGACCTTTGACGCTTGTTATTGCCCTCGACGATCTGCTTGTCCACCAGGAGTGGAGCAGAGAGCATGGCTGGCGAGTGGCAAAGCGACCTGGCGTTGACTACTTCCTGGGCTACCTCGGCCAGTACTATGAGATTGttcttttctcttctcagTACATGGCCAACTGCGAGAAGCTCATCATGAAGCTTGATCCCTACCACGCCTGGTTCTCCCACGTTCTGACCCGAGAGCACACCACTTACGAGGACGGTaagctggtcaaggacCTGTCTCTGATGAACCGAGATATGGGCaagatcatcatcatcgacCCCGATACCGGATGCACCATGAAGCAGCCCGAGAACTCCATCCCCATCGAGCCCTGGAAGGGAACTCCCggcgacaaggagctggtcAAGTTGATCCCCTTCCTGGAATGGCTGGTGTCTCAGAACGTGAACGACGTTCGACCCATTCTTAAGGCCTTTGATGGCACCTATCTGCCTGACGAGTTCACCCGACGAGAGGCCATTGCCCGAGAAAAGTTCGAAAAGGACTGGTACGCCAAGCACGGAAAGGACGGCCAGTGGGCCTCCAAGTTCCTGGGTGTCTCCGAGcccaagcagcagaagcctCTGATGCCCCACGACGTGATGCGACGAGAGGGCCAGAAGCAGTACCAGAAGTTCCTGGAGTACCTGGCCGTTGAGGGCcccaagctcaaggccgaggaggagcgaatGATTGCTGAGCAGAAGGCTATGGGACCTAAGAACCTGTCGGAGGCTGTCTCCAGCATTGGTTCTCTACCTCCTGTGCCCCAGCAGCCCACTGAGCCCAAAGCTTAG
- a CDS encoding uncharacterized protein (Compare to YALI0B20966g, similar to uniprot|Q07549 Saccharomyces cerevisiae YDL123W), whose product MSCTDLLLVIVAVFFPPIPVAIRRGVCSADFFINVALCCLGFLPGLIHAFYIISKYPGDEHGCRHGGYAPVNGSEQTFYGSSDLERAGPSSSHQQQPQHQAPPSGEYYTSLDNKKDNTNRPPPYSG is encoded by the coding sequence ATGAGCTGCACcgaccttcttcttgtcatTGTGGCGGTTTTCTTCCCCCCAATTCCAGTTGCCATTCGACGAGGTGTCTGTTCCGCAGATTTCTTCATCAATGTGGCTTTGTGCTGCCTCGGTTTCCTGCCCGGCCTGATTCATGCCTTTTACATCATCTCGAAATATCCCGGTGACGAGCATGGATGTCGGCATGGCGGCTACGCTCCTGTCAACGGCTCCGAGCAGACCTTCTACGGCTCTTCTGATCTCGAACGAGCCGGTCCTTCCAGcagccaccagcagcagccccagcaccaagctcctccttccgGGGAGTACTACACTTCTCTggacaacaagaaggacaacaCCAACCGCCCTCCTCCTTACTCTGGGTAA
- a CDS encoding uncharacterized protein (Compare to YALI0B20944g, similar to Saccharomyces cerevisiae UPC2 (YDR213W) and ECM22 (YLR228C); ancestral locus Anc_8.423, no similarity) — protein sequence MYAEDYPYPRSPKETTDSSAEPASDLASVSAAPPADGNPEETTAPTTATSEEDDKKKNKRRKHKKSRNGCFNCKKLRIKCDESHPVCKNCHQRHKECVWPTVAKAKDREGKASELSPTELAASALMHSTSKQTIRPTSMARMFDVDFADLELLRFYVEHTSPQLTKSCGDADYSWVRSIPSMTIVNSALYKCVLTVASIHKAHMYLPEKYTYDHEYARERKRLRKHLEKRRDRENPGVPIKLPPPDMTRVTGYLKPNSQLLEKIVKAFTEALAGHRQSLVTLNASNQESILSTSVVIFMIALALGELIPLINFEGGADVIGVGRGVIELVFQLSAKDRMVLFPLPPPMPNRSYLPNEPVLWQLISTIPDMGHRQMCSMELQQLIELYNLDVKHRGQSHLPGWATYISGGFLQATRAGDPYCLVILGHYCAFAHMSHSFFWLRDRLSGDLEAIVDVLPEEFHHYLEWPRSICGRFDMNYQDLISGRLQKLTLDDKDEKIEPAHSELGPGPSQEGHQQHYDGPMLDLLQQQQQQQPQQPIPQVSQQQQLDQLDQQQLTQDQMLQSPPERRQSNHSQLGLSDNQDPHIQQHILHQQQQQQQQQQQQQHQQQQHQQQQHQQQQQHQHQHQQQQPQQHHQHQQPQQPQHSGDLHHSDLPPPPEQQIPDMGDMYQYSNPGPSGHVDHHSLKMDHNSSTHGSMLSYGP from the coding sequence ATGTACGCCGAGGACTACCCGTATCCCAGGTCGCCGAAGGAAACGACAGACTCGTCTGCCGAGCCGGCCTCAGACTTAGCGTCTGTGTCAGCAGCCCCTCCAGCAGATGGCAACCCTGAAGAAACGACGGCTCCGACGACTGCCAcctcggaagaagacgacaagaagaaaaacaagCGGCgaaaacacaaaaagagCAGAAACGGCTGCTTCAACTGCAAAAAGCTCCGTATCAAGTGCGACGAAAGTCACCCAGTGTGCAAGAACTGCCACCAGCGCCACAAAGAGTGTGTGTGGCCCACggtggccaaggccaaggacaGAGAGGGAAAGGCCTCCGAGCTGTCACCCACAGAGCTGGCAGCTTCCGCCCTCATGCATTCCACCTCCAAACAGACCATTCGACCCACATCTATGGCTCGAATGTTTGACGTGGACTTTGCTGACCTCGAACTGTTACGGTTCTACGTGGAACACACCTCTCCTCAGCTGACCAAGAGCTGTGGGGACGCAGACTACTCTTGGGTGCGGTCCATCCCGTCCATGACCATCGTCAACTCTGcattgtacaagtgtgtTCTCACTGTAGCATCCATCCACAAGGCTCACATGTACCTACCCGAAAAGTACACCTACGATCACGAGTACGCGCGCGAACGAAAACGACTGCGAAAACACCTGGAAAAACGACGAGATAGAGAAAACCCGGGCGTGCCGATAAAACTGCCACCACCAGACATGACCCGGGTCACAGGATACCTCAAGCCCAACTCGcaactgctggagaagataGTCAAAGCCTTTACAGAAGCCCTGGCGGGACATAGACAGTCACTAGTGACCCTCAACGCCTCCAACCAGGAATCCATTCTGTCCACCTCCGTAGTCATCTTTATGATTGCCCTCGCGCTTGGAGAACTGATTCCCCTCATCAACtttgaaggaggagccgaCGTGATTGGAGTAGGAAGAGGCGTGATTGAGCTGGTGTTCCAGCTGTCGGCCAAGGATAGAATGGTGCTATTCCCTCTACCTCCTCCCATGCCCAACAGATCATACCTTCCCAACGAACCTGTGCTTTGGCAGCTTATCTCTACAATCCCCGACATGGGCCACCGACAAATGTGTTCTATGGAGCTACAACAGCTGATAGAGCTCTACAATCTGGACGTCAAACACCGGGGCCAATCACATCTTCCCGGTTGGGCTACTTACATCTCTGGAGGCTTCCTGCAAGCTACTCGAGCAGGAGACCCGTACTGTTTGGTTATTCTGGGCCACTACTGCGCATTTGCGCACATGTCTCATTCATTTTTCTGGCTTCGAGATCGTCTCAGTGGCGACTTGGAAGCTATCGTTGATGTGCTTCCTGAGGAGTTCCATCACTATCTGGAATGGCCTCGTTCCATTTGTGGTAGATTCGACATGAACTACCAGGATCTTATTTCTGGCAGACTCCAAAAGCTGACCCTGGACGACAAGGATGAGAAGATCGAGCCTGCTCACTCCGAACTGGGACCCGGGCCTtcccaagaaggacaccaACAACACTATGACGGCCCCATGCTTGATCTGTtgcaacagcaacaacaacagcagcccCAACAGCCCATCCCTCAAGTGtctcaacaacagcaactcGACCAACTGGACCAACAGCAGCTTACACAAGACCAGATGCTACAGTCCCCACCAGAGCGACGGCAGTCCAACCACAGTCAACTGGGACTCTCCGACAACCAGGATCCACATATCCAACAACATATtcttcaccaacaacagcagcaacagcaacagcagcaacagcagcagcatcaacagcagcagcatcaacagcagcagcatcaacagcagcagcagcatcagcatcagcatcagcagcaacaaccacaacaacaccatcaacatcaacaaccacaacaaccGCAGCATTCTGGAGATCTACATCACTCTGATCTGCCTCCACCTCCGGAGCAGCAGATTCCGGATATGGGAGATATGTATCAGTACAGCAACCCGGGTCCGTCAGGCCATGTGGATCATCATTCGCTAAAGATGGATCACAATTCATCAACCCACGGATCGATGCTTTCGTATGGGCCTTAG